One segment of Pan paniscus chromosome 20, NHGRI_mPanPan1-v2.0_pri, whole genome shotgun sequence DNA contains the following:
- the LOC129394765 gene encoding putative zinc finger protein 137, which yields MNVARFLGEKHTLHVIIDFILSKVSNQQSNLAQHQRVYTGEKPYKCNEWGKALSGKSSLFYHQAIHGVGKLCKCNDCHKVFSNATTIANHWRIHNEDRSYKCNKCGKIFRHRSYLAVYQRTHTGEKPYKYHDCGKVFNQASSYAKHRRIHTGEKPHKCDDCGKVLTSCSHLIRHQRIHTGQKSYKCLKCGKVFSLWALHAEHQKIHF from the coding sequence ATGAATGTGGCAAGGTTTTTAGGAGAAAAGCACACCTTGCATGTCATCATAGACTTCATACTGTCTAAGGTTTCTAATCAACAATCAAACCTTGCACAACATCAGAGAGtttatactggagagaaaccttacaagtgtaatgagtgGGGCAAAGCCTTAAGTGGGAAGTCGTCACTTTTTTATCATCAAGCAATCCATGGTGTAGGGAAACTTTGCAAATGTAATGATTGTCACAAAGTCTTCAGTAATGCTACAACCATTGCAAATCACTGGAGAATCCATAATGAAGACAGATCTTACAAGTGTAATAAATGTGGTAAAATTTTCAGACATCGATCATATCTTGCAGTTTATCAGCgaactcatactggagagaaaccttacaaatatCATGACTGTGGCAAGGTCTTCAATCAAGCTTCATCCTATGCAAAACATAGGAGaattcatacaggagagaaacctcACAAGTGTGATGATTGTGGCAAAGTCTTGACTTCATGTTCACACCTCATTAGACATCAGAGAATCCATACTGGACAGAAATCTTACAAATGTCTTAAGTGTGGCAAGGTCTTCAGTCTGTGGGCACTCCATGCAGAACAtcagaaaattcatttttga